One genomic window of Lepeophtheirus salmonis chromosome 5, UVic_Lsal_1.4, whole genome shotgun sequence includes the following:
- the dbe gene encoding KRR1 small subunit processome component homolog gives MSDAEDNQVEENNVSQDGIVDNAWAMEVPEFKPEHNPKGMSEESKFATLFPKYREKYLKDSWPLILKTLGEYNLKGELDLIEGSMVVKTTRKTWDPFIIIKARDMLKLLARSVPYEHALKVLNDEFGSDIIKIGNIIVKRDRFVKRRQRLIGPNGSTLKSIELLTQCYILVQGNTVSAVGPYQGLKQVRRIVIDTMNNIHPIYNIKALMIKRELMKDEKLKNENWERFLPKFENQNISKRKQPLKKKKKKEYTPFPPPMPESKIDKELATGEYFLKEGEKKLKKLQEQREKQTEATLKRQEKRSKAYIAPEEKEPKKKHVQEDDFVDLEKFKQNVKSSQKKNKKRKYNE, from the coding sequence ATGTCGGATGCCGAAGACAATCAAGTTGAAGAGAATAATGTCTCCCAAGATGGTATTGTGGACAACGCTTGGGCTATGGAGGTCCCGGAATTCAAACCTGAGCATAATCCCAAAGGAATGTCTGAAGAGTCCAAATTTGCTACATTATTTCCCAagtatagagaaaaatatttgaaagactcTTGGCCTCTCATTCTAAAAACTCTTGGAGAATATAATTTGAAGGGTGAATTGGACCTTATCGAGGGTTCCATGGTTGTGAAAACCACGAGAAAGACCTGGGACCCCTTTATCATTATCAAAGCTCGAGACATGCTCAAATTACTGGCTCGTAGCGTTCCATACGAACATGCACTCAAGGTCTTAAACGATGAATTCGGCTCTGATATTATCAAAATAGGGAATATAATCGTAAAACGGGATCGATTTGTAAAGAGAAGACAAAGACTCATCGGTCCTAACGGATCCACTCTTAAATCTATCGAACTCTTAACGCAATGTTACATACTTGTTCAAGGGAATACAGTGTCTGCTGTTGGCCCTTATCAGGGCCTTAAACAAGTTCGTCGTATAGTTATTGATACGATGAATAACATTCATCCAATTTATAACATTAAGGCCTTGATGATTAAGCGTGAGCTCATGAAGGATGAAAagttaaagaatgaaaattggGAGAGGTTTCTCCCTAAATTTGAAAACCAGAATATTAGCAAACGGAAGCAAcccctcaaaaagaaaaagaagaaggaatatACTCCGTTCCCACCTCCTATGCCAGAGAGCAAAATAGATAAAGAACTTGCCACTGGTGAATACTTCTTGAAAGAAGGcgagaaaaaattgaagaaactaCAAGAACAAAGGGAGAAACAGACAGAAGCTACATTAAAAAGGCAAGAAAAGCGCTCAAAGGCTTACATTGCTCCAGAAGAAAAGGAACCAAAAAAGAAACATGTCCAGGAAGATGATTTTGTTGACTTGGAAAAATTCAAGCAGAATGTGAAGAGTTcgcaaaaaaagaacaaaaagaggaaatataatgaataa
- the LOC121117936 gene encoding uncharacterized protein — MRLQVVPWYSESEWISVRNQILSSSKTNWEEAKARIYCWKARVERLPAGVETTLCLLQAKLSPASPEMDPSIRLTLSAAVIRFLNHLSHIGKHRYNCDTFDEAVIKLGIPNWLIGLRHEATHGSMTNMDLLCSGLDFCWNWICINYWSSDPDVIDSDLNEEEDNNEMQVEGDSEEEDESDERLSPALECYFYLSIYKIWKTKRVDALKDQPELFDHLQSLWNKATTTLQEGRSSKKRRKKEIFQNLFIKEAINVMRIVIFDAAGKDINKFIDILLSEHLLFPQLDILRSLLKENQLDKSIVLYQDLPPSLIEIWNEAIKFISDNKMLSDLFMCLVKNLDGVTDVPRYIRAMSCGWILEIARSIVPSENGHESLKLPFPEYFNDFVSHCVLFPNEFSQYYIETVFQLRNPRWTPEKEVQVLKMIEAYHNTSVELEDDYVPKFTVAEFDDSKWKPAEEINWSEYPLGHMFGREFEFHVPLDVRKKLALNVEDFPPSTIFEFGKVNWVNNSIEYVSLESTNHVRSDTPSSL, encoded by the exons ATGCGTCTCCAAGTTGTTCCATGGTATTCTGAATCCGAATGGATATCAGTTCGAAATCAGATACTCTCTTCTTCCAAAACGAATTGGGAGGAGGCAAAAGCGAGAATCTATTGCTGGAAAGCGAGGGTTGAAAGGCTACCCGCAG GGGTTGAAACAACACTATGTTTGCTCCAAGCAAAACTATCTCCGGCTTCTCCGGAAATGGATCCATCTATACGACTGACACTCTCTGCAGCAGTCATAAGATTTCTTAATCATTTGTCCCATATCGGCAAACACCGCTACAACTGTGATACTTTTGATGAAGCTGTCATCAAACTTGGAATTCCGAATTGGCTTATTGGCCTTAG GCACGAAGCTACTCATGGATCAATGACAAATATGGATTTACTTTGTTCCGGACTCGACTTCTGCTGGAACTGGATTTGTATTAATTACTGGTCTTCAGATCCAGATGTAATAGATTCGGACTTAAATGAGGAAGAAGACAATAATGAAATGCAAGTTGAAGGAGATTCAGAGGAAGAGGATGAAAGTGATGAGCGTTTGTCCCCTGCTTTAGAATGCTATTTTTATCTCAGTAtctataaaatttggaaaactaAAAGAGTTGATGCACTCAAAGATCAACCTGAATTGTTTGATCATCTTCAAAGCCTCTGGAATAAAGCTACTACTACTCTGCAAGAAGGGCGGTCATCGAAGAAACGgcgaaaaaaggaaatttttcaaaatttgtttatcaAAGAAGCTATCAATGTGATGAGGATCGTTATTTTTGATGCCGCTGGAAAggatatcaataaatttatagatatcCTGTTGTCAGAGCATTTACTTTTTCCTCAGTTAGATATTTTAAGATCTCTGCTCAAAGAAAATCAACTAGACAAGTCCATTGTTCTTTATCAAGACTTACCTCCTTCCTTAATTGAAATTTGGAATGAAGCAATCAAATTTATTAGTGATAACAAAATGTTGTCGGATCTGTTTATGTGCCTTGTCAAAAATCTTGATGGTGTTACGGATGTGCCTCGATACATTCGAGCAATGAGCTGTGGGTGGATACTTGAAATCGCTCGGAGTATTGTTCCATCTGAAAATGGGCATGAGTCTTTGAAGTTGCCCTTCCCTGagtatttcaatgattttgtcTCTCATTGTGTCTTGTTCCCAAATGAATTTTCACAATATTATATCGAAACCGTGTTTCAACTTCGTAATCCTAGATGGACTCCAGAAAAAGAAGTTCAAGTGCTTAAAATGATAGAGGCTTACCACAATACTTCAGTGGAATTAGAAGACGATTATGTACCTAAATTTACCGTTGCAGAATTCGATGACTCTAAGTGGAAGCCTGCAGAAGAAATTAATTGGAGCGAATATCCCTTGGGACATATGTTCGGTAGAGAATTTGAATTCCATGTGCCTTTAGATGTTAGAAAAAAGTTAGCCCTGAATGTTGAGGATTTCCCCCCTTCGACTATCTTTGAATTCGGAAAAGTAAATTGGGTCAATAATTCTATTGAATATGTTTCGTTAGAGTCCACTAATCATGTTCGCAGTGATACTCCTTCTAGTTTATGA
- the LOC121118565 gene encoding uncharacterized protein, with protein MKLLILVVCLGVISSFIPSEAKRRGVNCGIACYKLEKCLRQISGGGARPGQLGTTGQLVLKTCDAGECDCEAEKAKKEAKRNKKKSSTTTTTPSPKVNKTSGKSRNRFRSSSSFSPKRNNSKQVEDKDDTTTTTPSSTTTQKSFRSRFRRFNPKRVT; from the exons atgaaactgtTGATTTTAGTTGTATGTTTGGGAGTTATATCTTCTTTCATACCCAGTGAAGCCAAAAGACGTGGAGTTAACTGTGGGATTGCCTGCTATAA gCTAGAGAAATGCTTAAGACAAATATCAGGAGGAGGAGCCCGTCCAGGACAATTGGGGACCACGGGTCAACTAGTACTTAAAACCTGTGATGCTGGAGAATGTGATTGTGAGGCcgaaaaagcaaaaaaagaagccaaaagaaacaaaaaaaaatcctccacGACTACCACAACTCCTAGCCCAAAAGTGAATAAAACTTCAGGCAAAAGCAGGAATCGATTCAGAAGTAGTTCCTCATTTTCGCCAAAACGCAATAACAGCAAACAAGTTGAAGATAAGGACGATACCACAACCACTACTCCTAGTAGTACCACCACACAAAAAAGCTTTAGATCCAGATTTAGAAGGTTTAATCCAAAGCGAGTcacataa